A genomic window from Desulfovibrio intestinalis includes:
- a CDS encoding DUF3150 domain-containing protein: MTSIISDIRILDNLLALNLNVSLWSARRKMSQEDLGGAELPPEDLASLGSKRIADPENLKVFGTLKARAFNYLDRHGVRFMSGWAIPEEKAGEIVQELCNIRNDFQKEKEAFLAGYDQNVQGWIEKHHQWGEIIRNSIVGPDYVRARMDFRWQLYKVSPLAQHTDNTAVLEAGLAEEVQGLGGTLFGEVAKSAEDIWRRVYHGKTEVTHKALSPLRTLHAKLTGLSFVEPHVAPVADIVQAALQRIPRKGNISGTDLLLLQGLVCLLKDSDALVAHAQKVIEGYGPAFVLDALLAGPNVIHESDGLAEQIDDIAGGDMDDAPILPDISVADNTLPHPAIPSLGLW; encoded by the coding sequence ATGACATCGATTATTTCTGACATTCGTATTCTCGACAATTTACTGGCCCTCAACCTCAATGTCAGCCTGTGGTCAGCCCGGCGCAAGATGAGCCAGGAAGACCTGGGCGGCGCAGAACTGCCCCCTGAAGACCTGGCATCTCTGGGATCAAAGCGCATTGCTGACCCGGAAAATCTCAAGGTGTTCGGTACGCTCAAGGCCCGCGCCTTCAACTATCTGGACCGGCACGGAGTACGCTTCATGTCCGGCTGGGCCATCCCTGAAGAAAAAGCCGGTGAAATCGTGCAAGAGCTTTGCAATATACGCAACGATTTTCAGAAAGAAAAAGAGGCCTTTCTGGCAGGCTATGATCAGAATGTGCAGGGCTGGATAGAAAAGCATCATCAGTGGGGCGAAATTATCCGCAATTCCATTGTGGGGCCGGACTATGTGCGTGCCCGCATGGATTTTCGCTGGCAATTGTACAAGGTGTCCCCGCTGGCGCAACATACAGATAACACAGCCGTGCTGGAAGCCGGTCTGGCAGAAGAGGTGCAGGGTCTGGGCGGCACACTCTTCGGCGAAGTGGCCAAGTCTGCCGAAGACATCTGGCGCAGGGTCTATCACGGCAAGACGGAAGTAACCCACAAGGCCCTTTCGCCTCTGCGAACTCTGCATGCCAAGCTCACGGGCTTGTCTTTCGTGGAGCCGCATGTGGCTCCGGTGGCAGACATCGTGCAGGCCGCATTGCAGCGCATACCCAGGAAGGGCAACATCAGCGGCACAGACTTGCTGTTGCTGCAAGGCCTGGTCTGCCTGCTCAAGGACAGTGATGCCCTGGTGGCACACGCCCAGAAGGTCATTGAGGGGTATGGCCCGGCCTTTGTGCTGGACGCCTTGCTGGCTGGGCCGAACGTTATCCACGAATCAGACGGCTTAGCTGAACAGATAGACGACATTGCAGGTGGGGATATGGATGACGCCCCCATATTGCCGGATATCTCCGTGGCAGACAACACGCTGCCTCATCCAGCCATTCCCAGCCTGGGCCTGTGGTGA